A segment of the Mesotoga infera genome:
CTCTCTCAACCCTATCATAGAAGTTTGCTCTTGCATTAATAAGGATCTCCCTTACTCTCTTGTTCTTCATCCCGTGAAGCCAAAGATATACGAGAGAAACCATTATGTCTGACCTTTCCGAATAAAGCTTCAGAACTTCCGCGTAGAGATCATGAGCGATGTCCACTGGTTGTTTTGACTGGTCTATTAGTGGTTCGAGTCGCGGAAGAACGTAGTTGTTCAGAATGTGCCTAGAAAGGTCTATGAGCATTCCCTCTTTCGAACGATGGTGATAGTGAA
Coding sequences within it:
- a CDS encoding TetR/AcrR family transcriptional regulator, which encodes MRGQETRERIMEAAIQVIAEETIEGLSTRKVSGIAEVNLAAIHYHHRSKEGMLIDLSRHILNNYVLPRLEPLIDQSKQPVDIAHDLYAEVLKLYSERSDIMVSLVYLWLHGMKNKRVREILINARANFYDRVERALGASMSMRRASKVSHRLLTYVAGKVMEMSVDGDMPDEKEVDEMAKLLS